The region CCGCGCGTGTCGTAGATCACCAAACGGTACTTCGATGAAAGTCCCGGCACCTGCTCGCGCCACATCTCCAGCGATCCGGAGTATCCGTGCGCCAGCACCAGCGGTGCGCCGCTCCCGTGTACTTCGTACTTGATCTCGATGCCATTGACGTGGGCGATGGGCACGTTGCTCGCCTCTTATGGACGCCCGCGCGGCGAATGAGGGACCGATGCGGCGAAACGCTCGCCCGTCGGCGCTCTACGCGCCCAACTCCGGATAGTCGTACTCGTCGACGCGGATCGCCTCCACCACCTTCACCTGCGGAAAACGATCCTGCACGATCCGCTCGATGCCCAGCTTCATCGTCACCATGCTCATCGGGCAGCCGTGGCAGTTGCCGGCGAGTTGCAACTTCAGCCGTCCCTCGTCCGGCAGCCACTCGACGAGGTTCAGCTCGCCGCCGTGCGAGTGTACGTACGGCCGCATCTCATCGAGCGTGGAATCCAGTTCAGCGAGGAACGTTTCCTGGTCAGAGGTCGTGGTGTCCGTGGTCATTCCGGCTTCAGGTTAGCACGAGCGCCCCCTACGGGCCGTTCCGACCTTGTATCTCCGAAACGCCGTACTCTAGTCGTCGTACACGGGCGGTTCG is a window of Dehalococcoidia bacterium DNA encoding:
- a CDS encoding NifU family protein — encoded protein: MTTDTTTSDQETFLAELDSTLDEMRPYVHSHGGELNLVEWLPDEGRLKLQLAGNCHGCPMSMVTMKLGIERIVQDRFPQVKVVEAIRVDEYDYPELGA